Genomic window (Oenanthe melanoleuca isolate GR-GAL-2019-014 chromosome 1A, OMel1.0, whole genome shotgun sequence):
CACTGATCTATTTCCACAGGCACTGAcctccaggctgctgggctgcagttctgaggcagcagctggacaaGAGGAACgagtgccctgccctggccagggcagAGAGTCCCAGTGCCACCGGCACTGCCTCccctctgcccacagctgccCTCTGAGAGGAACAAACACATCTGCAACCTCCCCGAGGCAGGGGCAGACAGACAGGCAGctcacctgagctgctggagctcctgctggtACACAGCTCCTtcttgctccagctgctcctgcagacgAAGCTGCTTGTCTGCCtcttgctgccactgctgcagttGTGCCTTTAGGCGAGAATTCTCAGCAGCTTCCACCCCGACCAGGATGTATTGCTGCTGCAgattctccagctctctcaccTGGAATTGAGGAGAAACATCAGGGTGTGACAGCTGAGCAAGCATCAGGTTCATTACTTGGAACTGTTTAAGAGCATTTCTCACTGTGGTGTCTGGAGCTAAAAGAGGTCACATTCAGATGACAGAGGAACTAGAAACTGAATCATTAAATACAGCAGTGTACTAAaaactgctcagaaaaaaaccttcaggAAATTCTATTGTTAATGAGGGCAGTGAGTTTTGAGCCCTCCCACAAAGATGTGAAATACATTAACAAAAAGACTCCAGGCTACAATAGTAATTATCttattcagaagaaaactaAGTAACACAGTAGCTGGTTAAGCATAACTCCTGAAGTTAGTATTTACTGTAAACCAGAACACTGATAAGGAAAATCCTTTTGGCTTTCCAATTCCAGTCAGGCTGTAATTAGAAATAAGCTGCTGTTACACATGCACCACGGCAATTGTTTTTGAAGACAAGCAGACATGGCTGTCTCTGGAGACAAGACAGGGCTTAATGAGTGGCAGTGGGACAGAGCTGTCAAAGTCTGTCTTCTGTCCAGAACAAGAACTCTGGAACTTGCTGGGCTGCACTGTGCCAGAGACTgtacaaacacagacacacccaGTGTGCAGGCAAGGATGCCAAAAGGAATCTACAATGCCTTGTACCTGCCTTGACAATCAGCTGCCTAGAGGACGATGAAACTCATCAAGTTCAAGTCTCTTTTAGAAATCTAAGGCAAATCAGATAAGCTGACAGATGTGAACTAAGCAGGTTAACAGAGACCTTACTTCCatgatttcatattttaaacCAAGCTAACAGAGAAACCACTCTGGGAAGTTAACAATGGAATCAAAGCCTCCATGTCAGAGAAATGAATATAGATGGCCCACACCAGATCACTGGGGTCTGATGAAGCATGCCCCAAATGCTAAGGTCATTGGGAGGCAACTCCATTACCTTTGAAAGGTCATGACGACCCAAGAAGTTCCTAAAGtctggaagaaaggaaatgtcaTCCCTACCTACAAGAAGGGCAAGAAAGAAGAACTCTGCAGTCTGGACAGCCTCATCTCCATCCCTTGGAAAGAGAGGGAGTAACTAATTCTGAAAACCATTTCCAGATAGATGAAAAAACAGGTTGGCCAGAGAAGCCGTGGAATATTTACCAATGGAGATATTCAAAATTCAACAGGACATTGTACAGAGCAACCCATTCCAGCTAACCTTGTTTGTGCAGGGGGGCTGGACTACAAGATCTCTAGAAGATCTCCAGAAGACCCTTTGAATCTCAACTATTCTTTGATTTTATGAAGACAATGATTTATTCATCACATTGCAATTACCAGATCTAAGTGTGCTGAATTTTAAGACTTGGAGATCCAAACCTCCTGTGGTGCTTTAAGTAAGAGAGAACATGGACTTACTACTCTGTCTCTGTCACTCTGCAAGGAGGCCAGTGCCTTCTTCAGACTCTGTACTTCTGAAGAAGTGGAAATGCTTCCTCCTGCTTGTTGTTTCACTTCTTCAGTCTTACGTGCTTTGTCCAATTCATTCAGCAGACGGTCTCGGTCATTCTGCAGGCTTGCCATAGCCTTGGAGAAAGATTTGACTTGGTTGGAAGAGCCTTCCAATTCCAGAGACAAGCGGAGAAGCTCATCATCTTTagctctgagctgcagattAAGTTTCTCAATCTGGGCCAGGAGACCTCTTTCATCAATAGCCTTCTGCAGTTCCATTAGCTCAGACCTCACTGTATCTCGGTCCCTGGCAGTGGAACGttgctcctcctgcagctgagccacCTGTTCCTGAAGATTCTGCACTAGGCTCTTTTGTTCCTCTAAGTCTGCAGagtatttctgtttcaaaacGTGAAGCTCTTCGTTGGCCTGGTCTCGGCTGTCCTGAAGAGAGCTCATGGACCTCCCAAAAGACTGAATTTGAGCTCGGAGATCTTTGTTTTCATCTGTGACTGCAAGCAACTTCTGTTCCATTTCCATCAAGTCCCGTGCCAGCTCTGCAaccctctcctctgctgtctcGGTCTCGTTCCTCATTATCCCTGCATCATGATGCAGGTGCTTCAGCTCCTTACGAAGCCTGTCCTCAACCTCTCCCACTCTCTTGGCTGCATCCCTCTGAACACATTCCAGCTCCCCCTCaagttctgctgctcttctccgGGAGAGGGAAAGCTCGTGACTCAGTTCTTGTACCTCCTTCTCTCGAGccttcagctctgcctggcactgcacaATGGGACTCCCCTGACGCAGTGCTGCCATCTCACCCTGCACCCGGGACAGAGAGGACATGAGAGTTTCAATCTCCTGAGACATACTGACTTTATCCTCCCTTAAGGTTTCCATGCACTTCCTGAGATCATCCTGAGCACGCTCAGACTCTTCCAGCTGGGTTTCTATGGTtgccttctccttttccagagtCTGGATCCGCTGAAGCTGTATTTTGAGAAGTTCCTTCTGTTGTGAGTCCTTTATTGAAATCACTTGGTTAAGGTCTTCTCTGTACCGCACCAACTCCGCCTTCAGCTTGGCATTCTCAGAGTTGAGGTCATCCATCTGGCTATGGAGACTTCTCATTTCTTCCTTGAGCTTGTTgttttcagcagcagcctctTGAATGAGCTGGTCTTTTTCCACGATGATACCGAGATGGCGTTCCTCAAGCTGCTGGTAGTCCCTCAGGACGCGGTCTCGGTCGTCCTGCAGAGATGACATGGACCTGGTGAAGGACTCCAGCTGTGCCTTCTGCTGCTTACTTTCTTCTCTGCTTACCTTCATCTTTTCAGTGAGATTACTGAGTTTGTCAAGAAatttgttcttttcattttccagggcttttttatcttcttcctcCTTACTCAGCCTACACTCCAACTCCTTCACCTCTTCAGAATGTTGCTGCTGTAACTCAGCTAGAGCAGCCACCACTGCTTCTTCTTTGGCAGACAGCAAACTCATGATCTTCTGATCTTTGGCACTGGTTTCTTCATGCAGCTTATTTGTCAGGTCCTTGGAAGCCCGCAGATCAGCCTCAAGCTGTTCACAGTTGAGTTTAAAATTCTGGATACTGGTCTCTTGTTGCTTGACCACAGTACCCAGGTCTTCCCTGGCCAGCTCACATTTGGTAAAGGAATTCTGTAAGTCAGCAAGCTGGTCTCTCAGGCTGTTGATTTCTGACTGCAGTTCCTGCTGTTCATTCTGGGACTTGCTATACAGTTCCCGAGACCCCTCAAGCTGAgttaaaagctcttttttttcctcctgcaaaaTTTCACATGTCTTTTGATGATGCTGAATCTCCTTCCTGCAGTCAGCCTCCCAGTCTTTCTTGTTGCATTCCAgcctgaaaacagaagaaattaagtTGGTCAAAAATCCATAAAGTATCTCAGTATCTAAACTAGCACTAATGCTGTTCTTATACTAATTTAGAAAAGCTACAGAATTTGTTTTACTTAAAGAAAGCAAGTTGGCAATATCTCTCAATTTAAAActcaaaatatctttttaagTTCTTACTGTGCTACTGCCTGAAAGGGGTGGTGCCAGGGTAATATATTCTTAAAAATTTGTTCGTGTCcatactgaaaaaaatggaGGCACTTAAATACTGAATGTTATCATTTCCTCGTCATTACATTACTCCTTTCATCATTGTAGCCCCACAATGAAACTGCTGTTCTGATACCTTTGATGTCCATTTTATGCTTCAGCGTGCAAAGAAAGATACAGCTAATAAACTTTATGAAACAATTTTACTCATGTaagaatggtttggttttgaatTTTGGAAATGCACAGATGTATATACATTTTGATAGGTTTCCATAGCTTCACCTTCCCCTTAAAATCTATTTTGGGATTAAACTGGAATTATGTATCCCAATTCCCTCTTGACTTCTCAGTGCAAAAGAAACTCTTTAATTAGAGACTCTGGATAGTAATCAGATAGTGAGTGCTCCTCACAGAGAACAGATTTAACACAGGTATCCTAACAAGGAGGACTGTTCTAGAGTGAACACCCTGTGTCCTTGTGCAGACAACACAGTAATCTTTGCCTGgtaaacctcccctgacacagcttaTTTACCTGGATATATGAGTCTGGAGCTCTTCCACACGCATGGTCATGTGTGTAATCTGGTCCTTCAGCACAACACAAGCTTCCTCTTTTGAAcgtatttcttcttccttcttttgaaTAGTTTCAGTGAATCTCTTCTCCCATGTTTTTGATTCATCTATCACCCTATCCCTATCATCCTGAAGGGAAGACATGCTCCTGGTGAAGGCTGCAAGCTGGGCTAGTGTTTTGTTTAGACTGCCTTCCAGTTGCTTGGCTTCTTGATCCTTTGTCTTCAAGGAGTCTTGCAGATCACCAAGTGTTATTTCCATAAGGTCCTTCTCCCTCTGCAAAGTTGCTAGCTTTTCTTccatgttttttatttcctttgagtGCTTGTCTTTTTCCTGTTCCAGTCTTCTCTCAAAGTCCTCATCCTTCTTCTTCATTtgagttttcattttctctttgtttgctTGCAACTCTTCTTTCACTTTGATACTCTCAGCTAGAACCCTTGCTGCCTCACTCTGAGTGTCATCCAACACCACCCTGCAGAGAGCAAGCTCTACCTCTTTCTGAGTCTCACTCTGCAGAAATTCCAGAGCTTTAACAGTTCTTTCTAAACTACTGTTCTTTTCCTGGCTTTTAATACAgtccttctgcagctgcttaatctcctgctgtttctgtttcagCAGTTCTTGAAGCTCCTTTATATGTGtgctgctttctcctctccAATTGTATTTTAGCTTTTCTACAAactccttttgcttttctgaacttgctttgcttttctcctttgccaTCTGacttttctcctcctccagaTCATGCATCATTTTCTGCAAACTCTGAAGCTCATGTTTCAGTTGAACATTTTTGATTTGGAAGTCTGTTGCATCTTGCTGATAGTTTCCAATACTTCCATTAAGTTCTGCCAGCTGATTCATGAGCCTTTCTTCCAAGTCATCCTTTTCAGCTTCTAGAGCATCCTTCAGTGCTGTCATTCTGACCAGGTCATCTTCAGCTTTTTGGACCGTTTGCTCCATCTTTGCTACTGTAGCCTGCAGATCGTTTAATTCATGGACTTTCTCTTCCATTTGGTGCTCTAAAGCCCTTTTCTCATCTGCTAAGGTCTCAACACACCTCTGGATGTCACCCAGCTGTTCCTCTGAAGCCCTTCTGTTATCTTCCAGCTCCATGATTCGCTTGGTGAGCTCAGCTATTTGCTGTCTGTAGATACCAGGATCCTCACAAGGTCTATCACTTCCAAATGCctcttgctgcagctctgcagcaggaggctcAGGTCTAAAAGTTATGTCCACTTGATTTTCAGACCTTTCCACTGGTGATGGTGTGACAACTGCCTCATTAGTTTCTTCCCCCATTGTCTGCTGAGCAACATACTTGTCTACAagttctctgctttccttcagctTAGATTCTGTTAACTGCAAAAGGCTCTTCAAGTCCACGATCTCTTGATTAAGAGTTTCCTTTTCAGCCATTACTGTCTCAAGCTGAGTAGAAAGAGACTGGCACTCCCTCCTAGAGCACTCCAGATCTTCTTTCAGGCTAGTGTTTGTAAAGCTGTCTCCAGTCCTATGTAGCTCTCCATCGCTGAAATGCATGTCTGCTCTAAGCTTCTCATTCTCCTCCTCTAGTTCCAGGATCTTTTGTTGCTTTGATTTTGCaaatttcctcattttctccttcatttcaTCAATTTCTTGTCCAGCTTCCTGTAGCTGCTTAtctgtttcctctttttttgcttctgccCTTTTTAGCTGAATGcaaatttcctgcttttcctgcctaACAGTTTCCAACACACGCTGAATTCGCTCAGCCTCATTACTCACATTCTCATATGACTGAAGCAGAGTTTCATATTCTCCCTGAAGCTCCTTGTATTTCTCCTGCCACTCAGAACTCTCAGTGGCTTGAAAGCTCTTCAATGATTccacctccttctccagcttctccttctcTAGAACAACTCTGTCCAGAGTAAGTGTAAGGTTTTTAGAGCATCCATCAAGATTCTGATTTTCTCTAAGTAGTTTATTAATTTCTGCAGTAAGTTCTTCTCGCTCTCCAGTGAGGCACGCTAACTTTTCTGTTAAGGTGTCTGTTTCTTTAACATGGCCACATATCTGGCTTTCCATATTTGTCAGCTTGACAGAAAGATTGTCAATAGTAATTTTAGCATTAGCCAGCTCTTCTTTTAGAGATTTGCTCTCCTTCAGTGCCTCTTTTCTAGAAATAAGTGCAGCTTGCAACTTTCTCTGCATTTGATTCTTCTGTTTAGCTGCTTCTGCATTGTCGTCTTGCTTCTCCTGAATTTCAAGCATCTCTGTTTGCAGTCGCTTGCTTTGTTCCTCATGCGCCTGAGCCTGAGCTTCCAACTGACTACACAGTCTTTTGACTGAGTTCTCCTTTTCCAGCAATTGTGCCTGCACATTATTGAGAGCATCGTTTTTCTCCTTTAACTGCTGGTTGAGAAATTCCATTTCTTCATCCTTTTGATGCACAAGGATTTTCAAGTCTTCCAGACCGGCCACTCCAGAAATGTTTCTCTGACTCTCCTCCAATTCTGTCTGAAGACTTGCTACCTTAACTTCAGCTTGGTCAGAGGTTCTCTTTAGTCCTTCTATCTCTGCAAACAACTGTGCTATGTGCTGTTGCAAATCAAAGATTAATTCTGATTTGTGAGCAAGTTCCCTTTGCATATGGCTGATGTTACATTCCAATTTCTCTTTCTCAGTCTGCAATTTgtcaaggttttttttcaacTCCTCCTCAGAAACATCTGCAACTTGTACAAGCTTGTTGTTTGTTGTATCTTCTGGTTCCATGCATGAAGAATCCGACATACCTTGACTCCCAAAACCACTCTCTGCTGATCCTTTCTGTTCCTGGAGTTGTCTGAGCTGAGCCTGGATGCTGTCcttctctttgctttgctgATCAAATTGTTCTTGCAGGATATTGTAATAatctttctgctgtttcagtTGCTCTCTGTGATGCCTGTCTTTTTCTTGAGCCTTTTTTATAGTGTCTTTGCGTGATACCAGAGCTTCTTGAAGTTTTTTTTGAAgttgttctttttcttgttcAAGAACTGAAATCCTTTCTTCAAGAGcagacttttgtttttcttccagattTGTATCTGCTGAacagtgtttttcattttctgcatcaCCTTCTGGGCTTTCATTGTTTTCAGTTACTTTGTCAGGATGCTCCATGATTTCATCTATAATTGAAACAGTGTTTGCTTTACCTTGCAAGCTTTGCCTCAGTTCCTCAATCACTGCCTGCAGTCGTGCTTCAGTAGTTTCTTTATCCTTCCGgatgctctgcagctcagattccttttcagaaagcagctgaATTAGATACTCCTCACTGGGCTGCTTTTCAACACTCATTTCTTTGCTGATCATGCTTCTCGTGTTTtcttcccctgcagctgctggagcctctGAGGTCTCTGATTTTTGTTCTCTGCTCAGTTGTTCCAATTCATTCTCCAATCTGGTTACCTTCTTCACAAGCTCCTTCCTGTTCACAAGCGCTGCTTGCAGCTTCCGTTTCActtgctcattttcttttctcagaagTTCAACTTGATTTACtaattcctctttttctttactCACTGCTTCACTCTCATTCTGCTGCTCAGATGCCCCACATTTCAGACATGTATCTTTTGCTCCTatgttctgttctttttcttcctgggcTTTTAATAACAGACTTGTCTGCTCCTTAAGACTCTTCAGCTCATTTCCTAGAGAAAATTTCTCTTCATTCAGCAGGACCATTTTCTCAGACATGCTGACACTGATCTCTGCCATCTGTTGGTCCTTTTCCAGCAAGGCTTGTTGCAGGCTCTCTATAGACCTGGTGTGCTCAGCAACAAGCTGTTCTAGGCTTGCTGCTTCGTGTCCCTTTAAGGCTAACCTGTGGGAAAGCTCTTCCATCTCTGCTGTATTCTTCCTCAAAAGTTGTCCTAGATCAAGTACTTCACATTCCTTTGTCTCAACCTGGCCTCTCAGATCCTTCAGTTGCATGTCCTGGTCAGAAAGCTGAAGTTGTGCTTCATCCAAGTCCTTTTGTAAAGCTTCAATTTTTATATCCTTGGatttaaactcatttttaaGGCTCTGGATTTGCTCTCTTAGAAGACTGCTTTGACTGTCTGACAgcctctgcttttctgaaagagCTAGTTCTTCCTCCAGTTGCTTCACTTGCTCCTTCAGTTCTGTTATGGTAGAAAGTTCTTTCGCCTGACACAAGAGCTGATCTTGTTCTTCAGTCAAAACACAAAATGTACTGTCAGgatcctctcctttttttctgtattcctCAGCCAACTGGTTTAGCCTAtttatttctgcacatttttctcCTAGTTCTTTCCTAAAGGATTCTTCTGATTTCTGCAGAATTATTTGCAGTTCTGTAATTTGGTTTTGCAACTTTATTAGCTCTTCAGCTTGAGAGGTGCCAGGACTTCCCTGAGGCTCTTCTTGGAGACTGATTCCATTTTCCTGAAGAAAGGCAATTTGTTGCATTTCTGCTTCTCCCAGTAATGGGACACTCTGTGTATCTGAAGccttctgctcttccctctccagACACTCTATCTGTGAATTCTCTTCCGTTTGACTGCCTACAGAAGTTTGGCCACTGGGGTCCTTGAGCTGGCTTTTCAGAAAAGTTATTTCTTCTTGGGCTTCTTTCAGttccagcagcaaaactgacagctctttctgtttctctgcagcaATATATTCTAAAATTCCAGGTGGACAACTTTCCTCAGTGAACTGCTTGCTTCCATTGGTAAAGCCATCTGTTCTTGCCTGGAAGAAAATAGCAGGTaccatttttcctttgaatcTTGTGAAAGGGCCAGCTCTCTTAGCTGTCTACTGCTCTGCCAAGCTCTAAGTAAAACCTATCAGTCCCAAGTTTGGACACAACTCTGAAccataatgaaataaataaacaagcaaataaataaataaataatgaaaaagagaTGTTGATGTTAAGCAATAGACTAAGACATATCTTAGCAGATTAAGATATCAATGATGCAATGATATAAATAACTTCCTTCCCACCTTGAGATGATTTCCATCTTCACTACCTCAAAGGGAGTAAGTACAGTACCACAACCTTTCACTGACCACCCGAGCAGAGAAGGTGATAAGTCACAGGTCTGTCAGTCTGTGCCTCACTGCTCCAGCAGATAAAGAACCTGGAGTCTTCCCAATACAGTCATGCTAGGCTCTACCACACAAACAAATCAACAACCTCACAAGAGCCTTTTAACTGCTAGATGCCTTAACCTGGGTATGGGTAACTACTTTACTTGACCTAAAGCCATGGGTCAGGTGCACAAATGGTAGGAATAGCTGTCCAAGTGTGAAAACTTAGATATGAGCTATTTAGCTGGACTTTTTATAATGAAGACAATTGAAATGGACAGCTCCAGGGTTGTTTTCACTGACCCATTTTCAACATTCACCATATGCTAAAGAACCTGTTTTTTCCACCGTCTCTAAAGAGGCAGTAGAAAACAGTTAAAATGCTTATATCTGCCCTTGAAAAGACTAcatgtgtgggtgtgtgtgtatTCTCACTGATCTACCAGCCCACAGCTTGCAGGCAGCAGTTAAGCAAGATGAATGACTCAAAATGTTTCTCTGGTTCCATGTATCAACTTCTATCTTAAAACTTCCACAGTAATATATAAACTGTCTTATACAGAGGAATGTATTAGATAAAACACAGCATTAATCTTTCCCCTGTGGACAGGACgggccagcagagcaggctgcaaaGAGCCAGACCTTGCTCTAAGCTAGCAATCAGTTCCACAGCAAATCCTCAGTACAGAGACACAGAGGCTGCCatctccctccccaggctgagcatAAAGCCAAGCAGCAGGCTCCTACTCATGCcttcttcccagcagcagcctgactgcagctccagctgcagctgggcacggtgcagcagcacagggaaggacaGTGCCCACCTGTCTCCCACTCCAGGAGCACACAGCTCCCCCAGTCTGGCAGCCAGGTGCCCGTCAGGGCAGTGGGAATGGACAGGGCTGCTTTGAAAAGTATCTTCACAATGACAGCTGAGCCTTTGGAATTTGATTTTCAGAGACCTATCTCAGATTAGCCCATAGTTTTCCTGAAAAACTAACTCACAACAGGCAGAAAATAGCATAAATGTGGATTGGGTGAATGAAGGACACAAGAAATCCACATAGCTGGCAAAGGGAAACATAGTCTGTTACGAACACACAGTGCAAGCTGTATTTGGAATCTATTTCTATCCTTCACCATTAATCCAGTTAATTATAACCTTCCAAAGAGGATTGGTAAAAAAGACCATGACAGCTTAGCTGTTTCAAGGCCAGTCCTTGACCTATTTTAGTTTTAGCAGCTTATTTCAGCTGCCTAATCATTACCTGTTCTGCATCTTCTGTGAGCATCACAGCTTCCTGCTGAGATTCCTGGAGAACAGGTTGCAAATGTGGTATTTCTGAAAcattcaaacacaaaaaaattctttgaaacTTAAGATTTTGCTTTAGACAGCAACAGGATATTGTTCCAGGAGCTTTCGAGAAAGGACACGTGGCTGTTGATAACACTTATGTAGTGGAGTGAACAGTTAATAACACTGTTGTGGGATAatgtgggtttggtttgtttttagaGGCAACCACACGATCAACATGCTGTTTTAAGCAGCTTTTAGAAAAGAACAATTGTTGTCATACAGACATACTGAAAGACAAGTAATAGAGATTCAAGTTTTAAGAAACATTTCtataaaggaaagaaaggactATTGTAGCAAAATGTTTcaaatttcatttggaaaaaataaagtgagaAATTGTTATAAAtgtacaagaaaaataaaacctgtaaTTCATCTCAGTTCTAATTAAGGTGATGCCTGATTAGGTGATGCCTcagctttttaataaaagagcCAATAAAGCAATGAATACTGTGTCTTCCCCAGAAATAACAACTTGGAAGCATTAAAAAGGCCCCATTTTTGTGAACACATTAACTAGCAATGAGGGTATGAAAAATATGTTGAtatatatgcaaaataaaactcagaacCAAGTTAAACAGTTTTCTTAAGGGTACGAATTTTCTATACTTTCCACTTCTGAGCATGCAGAGAAGACACACATACCATCAACATACAGTACATGGTTTTCTTCTGAACTCCTTTTAACACTTTTCTACATACAATTGATTATTCAAAACTGTATTTGCTAAGAATTATGGAAACTGAGGAAGCTCAAATGAATGTTTTGTGAATTTTAACAACTGGAAGAgagctgtgttttctgtgatAACGGCCTTCCCTTTTTGATTCATACTATACTGTAGTCTTTCCACCAACTAACTATGGAAAGCCTCATACAATGTTCCCTCATGTGGCAGGAGAGACACCTTCAATCACTCAGAGCTGTCTCAAGAAAAACTCAGGGAATCCATAAGGATGTAAAGAGAGTTACAGATATTCTGGTCTAAGGCACTGCTAAACCCATGGAAATGAAGACTGTGCAAGGATTTAAAGAATCTTTATATTTCAAACAACCACAGCTTGAAATTTGAAGGCATTTGTTTCTGATGCTTGAAAAGCACCAGAAATTGCAAACTACAAGGTAACTATAAATCCTTATTTCATTCTATCCAAGTTAGGAATGGATTACAGTGGACAGTTTTAGGCATCCCACTTTAATTGACTGACAAATTCACAGCGTAAAAAGGAGTAACAAAATATTTAGAACCTATACAGCAGACTTAAAATatgatgatttttttatgtttcatttaatattttggtttttaaaaagtttttaaaaagaaattacatctTCCAGTGTTTAAGATCCAAAAGAGGTCAGTAATCAAGTGTTCAACACAGCCACTGGAAATAGAAttacaacaacagcaaaacttGTTGTTTACTTGTTTTGAAGTAAACATGCACCTAAACATGCACTGGGAAAGATGTTTTAAGTAACATGATAGTGAAACTCTGAGTCACTGCATTCTTCAGGTAGAATTCCTTTCAGTAGAGGGtggagctgctttttaaaaagctgattaAAGTTTCCAGGTGCATTTTGGATGCACTCCGTTGTAGCTTGGGGCATGATATCAGACTGAAAGCTGGATTTCAGTAAGGCCTTTGATCT
Coding sequences:
- the GOLGB1 gene encoding golgin subfamily B member 1 isoform X2, which produces MWPTWTKAKEYFLNPVLVHASCQYSRDKKEWLERPVCDCSTLETFLWNQQTHELLTAQSRLKMLSRLSGLATTVLQELSGEDGDAVTEPSIAVETLQSETESMEEAPEELLERLAQTEKLVVQLKDLIREKDVLLQEKETLFKKEREAADAKLLKLKLQAKAKLASLNKRIEELTRKESPLPTQALADELEYPKKNENISEGHREEAEELKEQLREQEETVQDLKKQLDVAKVNLKDAEIKYATQLSSLQEVIQEKEALLEERVHQHQAELLKMVVQSDMEVEMQQNLRTLQRKLEEQEAALLGRTQVVELLQQELHAAEKQNQALVDQCQKMEVELSSLREVLDVERRSARDLREEMELELAERKLASHRLQEEVQHLSEELQKARRAQAELEVKYKDLEQENRLEVEEKQRLLGCVAVAEQELPCGRAVLGAEEEQLHQDLGQPLVPSVARGATAHGPLDELLQKPEEVVCCKDELKSQPQAQLSELEQQDESTSQEKIVDQEDQNETSFLPTENLERQKTEEIPHLQPVLQESQQEAVMLTEDAEQARTDGFTNGSKQFTEESCPPGILEYIAAEKQKELSVLLLELKEAQEEITFLKSQLKDPSGQTSVGSQTEENSQIECLEREEQKASDTQSVPLLGEAEMQQIAFLQENGISLQEEPQGSPGTSQAEELIKLQNQITELQIILQKSEESFRKELGEKCAEINRLNQLAEEYRKKGEDPDSTFCVLTEEQDQLLCQAKELSTITELKEQVKQLEEELALSEKQRLSDSQSSLLREQIQSLKNEFKSKDIKIEALQKDLDEAQLQLSDQDMQLKDLRGQVETKECEVLDLGQLLRKNTAEMEELSHRLALKGHEAASLEQLVAEHTRSIESLQQALLEKDQQMAEISVSMSEKMVLLNEEKFSLGNELKSLKEQTSLLLKAQEEKEQNIGAKDTCLKCGASEQQNESEAVSKEKEELVNQVELLRKENEQVKRKLQAALVNRKELVKKVTRLENELEQLSREQKSETSEAPAAAGEENTRSMISKEMSVEKQPSEEYLIQLLSEKESELQSIRKDKETTEARLQAVIEELRQSLQGKANTVSIIDEIMEHPDKVTENNESPEGDAENEKHCSADTNLEEKQKSALEERISVLEQEKEQLQKKLQEALVSRKDTIKKAQEKDRHHREQLKQQKDYYNILQEQFDQQSKEKDSIQAQLRQLQEQKGSAESGFGSQGMSDSSCMEPEDTTNNKLVQVADVSEEELKKNLDKLQTEKEKLECNISHMQRELAHKSELIFDLQQHIAQLFAEIEGLKRTSDQAEVKVASLQTELEESQRNISGVAGLEDLKILVHQKDEEMEFLNQQLKEKNDALNNVQAQLLEKENSVKRLCSQLEAQAQAHEEQSKRLQTEMLEIQEKQDDNAEAAKQKNQMQRKLQAALISRKEALKESKSLKEELANAKITIDNLSVKLTNMESQICGHVKETDTLTEKLACLTGEREELTAEINKLLRENQNLDGCSKNLTLTLDRVVLEKEKLEKEVESLKSFQATESSEWQEKYKELQGEYETLLQSYENVSNEAERIQRVLETVRQEKQEICIQLKRAEAKKEETDKQLQEAGQEIDEMKEKMRKFAKSKQQKILELEEENEKLRADMHFSDGELHRTGDSFTNTSLKEDLECSRRECQSLSTQLETVMAEKETLNQEIVDLKSLLQLTESKLKESRELVDKYVAQQTMGEETNEAVVTPSPVERSENQVDITFRPEPPAAELQQEAFGSDRPCEDPGIYRQQIAELTKRIMELEDNRRASEEQLGDIQRCVETLADEKRALEHQMEEKVHELNDLQATVAKMEQTVQKAEDDLVRMTALKDALEAEKDDLEERLMNQLAELNGSIGNYQQDATDFQIKNVQLKHELQSLQKMMHDLEEEKSQMAKEKSKASSEKQKEFVEKLKYNWRGESSTHIKELQELLKQKQQEIKQLQKDCIKSQEKNSSLERTVKALEFLQSETQKEVELALCRVVLDDTQSEAARVLAESIKVKEELQANKEKMKTQMKKKDEDFERRLEQEKDKHSKEIKNMEEKLATLQREKDLMEITLGDLQDSLKTKDQEAKQLEGSLNKTLAQLAAFTRSMSSLQDDRDRVIDESKTWEKRFTETIQKKEEEIRSKEEACVVLKDQITHMTMRVEELQTHISRLECNKKDWEADCRKEIQHHQKTCEILQEEKKELLTQLEGSRELYSKSQNEQQELQSEINSLRDQLADLQNSFTKCELAREDLGTVVKQQETSIQNFKLNCEQLEADLRASKDLTNKLHEETSAKDQKIMSLLSAKEEAVVAALAELQQQHSEEVKELECRLSKEEEDKKALENEKNKFLDKLSNLTEKMKVSREESKQQKAQLESFTRSMSSLQDDRDRVLRDYQQLEERHLGIIVEKDQLIQEAAAENNKLKEEMRSLHSQMDDLNSENAKLKAELVRYREDLNQVISIKDSQQKELLKIQLQRIQTLEKEKATIETQLEESERAQDDLRKCMETLREDKVSMSQEIETLMSSLSRVQGEMAALRQGSPIVQCQAELKAREKEVQELSHELSLSRRRAAELEGELECVQRDAAKRVGEVEDRLRKELKHLHHDAGIMRNETETAEERVAELARDLMEMEQKLLAVTDENKDLRAQIQSFGRSMSSLQDSRDQANEELHVLKQKYSADLEEQKSLVQNLQEQVAQLQEEQRSTARDRDTVRSELMELQKAIDERGLLAQIEKLNLQLRAKDDELLRLSLELEGSSNQVKSFSKAMASLQNDRDRLLNELDKARKTEEVKQQAGGSISTSSEVQSLKKALASLQSDRDRVVRELENLQQQYILVGVEAAENSRLKAQLQQWQQEADKQLRLQEQLEQEGAVYQQELQQLRQEKTTWEKQSNSMKEQYLMAIAEKDKQLSHLQRITQEMKLPFSKSQTIEEQHQSKISPEVPQKKGDFSSLETEMKHLQAQLNDSLKELHQKELRIQQLNSKLSQVFEEKNALSLQLRGSGRSSCESHQHCSEVLSRCLVLERQLQELQAADKSVELFVTDAAPGAPQEKNEPQRGTYTPELQELQLRLSETEQLHSSTRQDMKYLEEQLEEERERRLAAEEALSAAQEHIRLQSSEWASSLSASIDMTPGHEQSLLIDSTDNNSSRTRSALGLRRLLRSLFHSRTHLPLLAATYLLAVHVLLFLCFTGHL